The following proteins are co-located in the Apium graveolens cultivar Ventura chromosome 5, ASM990537v1, whole genome shotgun sequence genome:
- the LOC141661663 gene encoding putative magnesium transporter NIPA1 isoform X2, with protein sequence MGVSKDNVIGLGLAIFSSIFIGSSYIIKKKGLMKAGASGIRAGAGGYSYLKEPMWWFGMMTMLGGEVANFVAYTYAPAVLVTPLGALSIIVSEILAHYILKERLHIIGVVGIILCIDGSVGIVIHAPKERDINSVKELWHLALQPGFIIYFCVVVAAILILVFVVSPSYGQKHLLIYIAVCSLAGSLTVVCVKAVGIALKLSFDGKNQFKYYQTWIFLLLLINFVLLQLNYLNKALDTFHTNVVSPVYYVAFTFMTILASMIVLKDWNHASSAQITSAVTGFVTIICGTFLLHRIKNMTQTPILGTPIRTSDANAGSIRGFRALELNTGSASGFRTLEINSSNGSDFRTPDVKIDFVRNVGTPEANTDIIRGALRTP encoded by the exons ATGGGGGTCTCGAAAGATAATGTGATTGGGCTTGGATTAGCTATATTTTCCAGTATCTTTATTGGCTCCAGTTACATTATTAAAAAGAAGGGTCTTATGAAAGCTGGTGCTTCTGGAATTAGAGCAG GCGCAGGAGGTTACTCTTACTTAAAAGAGCCAATGTGGTGGTTTGGAATGATGACAA TGCTTGGCGGGGAAGTAGCTAATTTCGTTGCATATACATATGCACCAGCTGTGCTTGTGACTCCTTTGGGTGCTTTAAGTATTATTGTCAG TGAAATTTTAGCACATTATATTTTGAAGGAAAGACTACACATCATTGGTGTTGTTGGTATTATTTTATGCATAGATGGCTCTGTTGGTATTGTTATACATGCCCCAAAGGAGAGGGATATAAACAGTGTCAAGGAATTGTGGCATCTAGCATTGCAGCCAG GATTTATTATTTACTTTTGCGTTGTAGTAGCTGCCATCCTCATTCTAGTTTTTGTGGTATCTCCAAGTTATGGGCAAAAACATCTACTCATCTACATTGCAGTCTGCTCACTGGCAGGCTCCCTGACG GTTGTGTGTGTAAAAGCAGTAGGGATTGCTTTGAAGCTGTcatttgacgggaaaaatcaatTCAAATACTACCAAACTTGGATCTTTCTTTTGCTATTGATTAATTTTGTTCTCTTGCAGCTGAACTATTTGAACAAG GCACTGGACACCTTCCATACCAACGTGGTTTCACCGGTCTATTATGTTGCCTTTACATTCATGACCATCCTGGCAAGCATGATAGTGTTGAAG GATTGGAATCATGCAAGTTCAGCGCAAATCACTAGTGCAGTAACTGGGTTCGTCACTATTATTTGCGGGACTTTCCTTCTTCACAGAATTAAAAATATGACACAAACTCCCATCCTAGGGACTCCTATCAGAACGTCAGATGCGAATGCTGGTAGTATCAGAGGTTTTAGAGCACTAGAACTGAATACTGGTAGTGCCAGTGGTTTCAGAACACTAGAAATAAACTCTAGTAATGGCAGTGATTTTAGAACACCAGATGTAAAAATCGATTTTGTCAGAAATGTCGGAACACCAGAAGCAAATACTGATATTATCAGGGGTGCTCTCAGAACACCCTAA
- the LOC141661663 gene encoding putative magnesium transporter NIPA1 isoform X1: protein MGVSKDNVIGLGLAIFSSIFIGSSYIIKKKGLMKAGASGIRAATFLSGAGGYSYLKEPMWWFGMMTMLGGEVANFVAYTYAPAVLVTPLGALSIIVSEILAHYILKERLHIIGVVGIILCIDGSVGIVIHAPKERDINSVKELWHLALQPGFIIYFCVVVAAILILVFVVSPSYGQKHLLIYIAVCSLAGSLTVVCVKAVGIALKLSFDGKNQFKYYQTWIFLLLLINFVLLQLNYLNKALDTFHTNVVSPVYYVAFTFMTILASMIVLKDWNHASSAQITSAVTGFVTIICGTFLLHRIKNMTQTPILGTPIRTSDANAGSIRGFRALELNTGSASGFRTLEINSSNGSDFRTPDVKIDFVRNVGTPEANTDIIRGALRTP from the exons ATGGGGGTCTCGAAAGATAATGTGATTGGGCTTGGATTAGCTATATTTTCCAGTATCTTTATTGGCTCCAGTTACATTATTAAAAAGAAGGGTCTTATGAAAGCTGGTGCTTCTGGAATTAGAGCAG CAACATTTTTATCAGGCGCAGGAGGTTACTCTTACTTAAAAGAGCCAATGTGGTGGTTTGGAATGATGACAA TGCTTGGCGGGGAAGTAGCTAATTTCGTTGCATATACATATGCACCAGCTGTGCTTGTGACTCCTTTGGGTGCTTTAAGTATTATTGTCAG TGAAATTTTAGCACATTATATTTTGAAGGAAAGACTACACATCATTGGTGTTGTTGGTATTATTTTATGCATAGATGGCTCTGTTGGTATTGTTATACATGCCCCAAAGGAGAGGGATATAAACAGTGTCAAGGAATTGTGGCATCTAGCATTGCAGCCAG GATTTATTATTTACTTTTGCGTTGTAGTAGCTGCCATCCTCATTCTAGTTTTTGTGGTATCTCCAAGTTATGGGCAAAAACATCTACTCATCTACATTGCAGTCTGCTCACTGGCAGGCTCCCTGACG GTTGTGTGTGTAAAAGCAGTAGGGATTGCTTTGAAGCTGTcatttgacgggaaaaatcaatTCAAATACTACCAAACTTGGATCTTTCTTTTGCTATTGATTAATTTTGTTCTCTTGCAGCTGAACTATTTGAACAAG GCACTGGACACCTTCCATACCAACGTGGTTTCACCGGTCTATTATGTTGCCTTTACATTCATGACCATCCTGGCAAGCATGATAGTGTTGAAG GATTGGAATCATGCAAGTTCAGCGCAAATCACTAGTGCAGTAACTGGGTTCGTCACTATTATTTGCGGGACTTTCCTTCTTCACAGAATTAAAAATATGACACAAACTCCCATCCTAGGGACTCCTATCAGAACGTCAGATGCGAATGCTGGTAGTATCAGAGGTTTTAGAGCACTAGAACTGAATACTGGTAGTGCCAGTGGTTTCAGAACACTAGAAATAAACTCTAGTAATGGCAGTGATTTTAGAACACCAGATGTAAAAATCGATTTTGTCAGAAATGTCGGAACACCAGAAGCAAATACTGATATTATCAGGGGTGCTCTCAGAACACCCTAA